From the Halorhabdus utahensis DSM 12940 genome, one window contains:
- the hemL gene encoding glutamate-1-semialdehyde 2,1-aminomutase, with translation MNHERSRELYDRALSVAPGGVNSSVRAIQPYPFFVEKGDGGHVIDADGNRYLDFVMGYGPLLLGHDLPEQVQSAIQQRAAEGPMYGAPTEVEVELAEFVARHVPSVEMVRFVNSGTEATVSAVRLARGYTGRDKIVIMQGSYHGAQESTLVEGEGCHTSPSSPGIPESFAEHTITVPFNDPEYVEGVFENHGDEIAAVLTEPILGNHGIVHPVEGYHETLRDLCDDYGSLLIFDEVITGFRVGGPQCAQGKFGIEPDVTTFGKIVGGGFPVGAIGGKSEIVESFTPAGDVFQSGTFSGHPVTMAAGLETLRYAAENDVWEQVNELGAQMREGLTDIVADRAPEYTVVGSDSMFKVIFTRDGASGENHCGSGCRQRESCPSYDACPKNGADVDRAETERWERLFWPAMKDQGVFLTPNQFESQFVSAAHTEADIEEALEAYKEAL, from the coding sequence ATGAACCACGAGCGCTCCCGCGAGCTGTACGATCGCGCGCTGTCGGTCGCCCCGGGCGGCGTCAACTCCTCCGTGCGGGCGATCCAGCCGTACCCCTTCTTCGTCGAGAAAGGCGACGGCGGTCACGTCATCGACGCCGACGGCAACCGCTACCTGGACTTCGTGATGGGTTATGGCCCGCTCCTGCTGGGCCACGACCTGCCCGAACAGGTCCAGTCGGCGATCCAGCAGCGCGCCGCCGAGGGCCCGATGTACGGCGCGCCGACGGAGGTCGAGGTCGAACTCGCGGAGTTCGTCGCCAGACACGTCCCGAGCGTCGAGATGGTCCGCTTCGTCAATTCGGGGACCGAGGCGACCGTCTCGGCGGTCCGCCTCGCTCGCGGCTATACGGGACGGGACAAGATCGTCATCATGCAGGGCTCCTACCACGGCGCCCAGGAGTCAACCCTCGTCGAGGGCGAGGGCTGTCACACGAGTCCGTCGAGTCCGGGCATCCCGGAGAGCTTCGCCGAGCACACGATCACCGTCCCGTTCAACGATCCCGAGTACGTCGAGGGCGTCTTCGAGAACCACGGCGACGAGATCGCGGCCGTCCTGACCGAGCCGATCCTCGGCAATCACGGCATCGTCCATCCCGTCGAGGGGTATCACGAGACCCTCCGGGACCTCTGTGACGACTACGGGTCCCTCCTGATCTTCGACGAGGTGATCACGGGCTTCCGCGTCGGCGGCCCGCAGTGCGCCCAGGGCAAGTTCGGCATCGAGCCCGACGTGACCACGTTCGGGAAGATCGTCGGCGGCGGGTTCCCGGTCGGTGCGATCGGTGGGAAAAGCGAGATCGTAGAGTCGTTCACGCCCGCCGGCGACGTCTTCCAGTCGGGCACCTTCTCGGGCCACCCGGTGACGATGGCTGCCGGGCTGGAGACGCTGCGGTACGCCGCCGAGAACGACGTCTGGGAGCAGGTCAACGAGCTGGGAGCGCAAATGCGCGAGGGCCTGACCGACATCGTCGCGGATCGCGCCCCCGAGTACACCGTCGTCGGGTCGGACTCGATGTTCAAGGTGATCTTCACCCGCGACGGGGCCAGCGGCGAGAACCACTGCGGGTCGGGCTGTCGCCAGCGCGAGTCCTGTCCGAGCTACGACGCCTGCCCGAAGAACGGCGCGGACGTGGATCGGGCCGAGACCGAGCGCTGGGAGCGGCTGTTCTGGCCGGCGATGAAAGATCAGGGCGTGTTCCTGACGCCGAACCAGTTCGAATCGCAGTTCGTCTCGGCGGCGCACACCGAGGCAGACATCGAGGAGGCGCTTGAAGCGTACAAGGAAGCGCTGTAG
- a CDS encoding TrmB family transcriptional regulator produces MTDDTEGEIQETLDLREYESTALTQLLTLGRTTAPNLAEATGIPRARIYDVLETLSNEGYVKEIPGRPKEYEPKHPETILDRAVENRRQSFESAREEIDSFRERFVAEFGPVYERASEDVTPTEDLFHVVDVGEPSETETRRLYGSADEEIAVITKSFAYFDGVRPAFETAYDNNVPIRVLLLDPDHLSAENRGVQADVIETLQADYPDIELRFSEKSLPWRGTIVDPSMDYETGEAIMLVEEKDIPLSMRQAAVTENGSFVAGLGRYFELIWEYDSRPVSDETDGSI; encoded by the coding sequence ATGACAGATGATACCGAGGGGGAGATCCAGGAGACCCTGGATCTGCGGGAGTACGAGTCGACGGCGCTGACGCAGTTGCTCACGCTCGGGCGGACGACCGCACCGAACCTGGCCGAGGCGACGGGGATCCCGCGCGCCCGGATCTACGACGTGCTCGAGACGCTGTCGAACGAAGGCTACGTCAAGGAGATACCGGGCCGACCGAAGGAGTACGAGCCCAAACATCCGGAGACGATCCTCGACCGCGCAGTCGAGAACCGCCGGCAGTCCTTCGAGTCGGCCCGTGAAGAGATCGATTCCTTCCGCGAGCGCTTCGTTGCGGAATTCGGCCCCGTCTACGAACGCGCCAGCGAGGACGTCACGCCCACCGAGGACCTGTTTCACGTCGTCGACGTCGGCGAGCCAAGCGAGACCGAAACCCGCCGACTCTACGGGTCGGCCGACGAGGAGATCGCCGTCATCACGAAGAGTTTCGCGTACTTCGATGGAGTTCGTCCCGCGTTCGAAACTGCCTACGACAACAATGTCCCGATCCGGGTTCTGTTGCTCGATCCTGACCACCTCTCGGCGGAGAATCGTGGCGTCCAGGCCGACGTGATCGAGACGCTCCAGGCGGACTATCCGGACATCGAACTGCGATTCAGCGAGAAGTCCCTGCCCTGGCGCGGCACGATCGTCGATCCCAGTATGGACTACGAGACCGGCGAGGCGATCATGCTGGTCGAGGAAAAGGACATCCCGCTGTCGATGCGACAGGCCGCCGTCACCGAGAACGGCTCCTTTGTCGCCGGGCTGGGCCGGTACTTCGAGTTGATCTGGGAGTACGACAGCCGGCCGGTGAGTGACGAGACAGACGGTTCAATCTGA
- the nreA gene encoding DNA repair protein NreA, whose amino-acid sequence MRLEDYIEGFERDEAAEKRRLAEEKSYAITDHLEDVERQLEETLQGDALFGSTAPEIFVGRSGYPNVSSGVLSPVADEGDPTDFATSGQWYANGLGIEDVLQRRTGLLNSQRSAKVDVNDVWDGFVGTQREVAIADRPVDVEIGLDGTPDFDLTTDDISTPTGPRARATEATLAENPHVPRPVEKTLEDDDWRAEGAMTYLYRKGFDVYDVNTILSAGALGQGANRRLVPTRWSITAVDDTVGQYLHGQIRNANTIDETQVWYNEYMGNRYWIILTPGDWEFELVEMKAPESVWNPLGETHYLASAHEGYEGRTSYVEETAGAYYASRLGVLEHLVDIDRQAKCLVLREVTDDYWAPVGVWQVREGVRNAFEDPEGLPDALSGRYGEAGSFRDAVTSVTEQLPVSLTALRRKSEMVAGLQATLSDF is encoded by the coding sequence ATGCGGCTTGAGGACTACATCGAGGGATTCGAGCGCGACGAGGCCGCCGAGAAGCGACGCCTCGCCGAGGAGAAGTCCTACGCGATCACCGATCACCTCGAAGACGTCGAGCGCCAGCTCGAAGAAACCCTGCAGGGTGACGCGCTCTTTGGCTCGACCGCGCCCGAGATCTTCGTCGGGCGGTCGGGCTACCCGAACGTCTCCTCCGGCGTGCTCTCGCCGGTCGCCGACGAGGGCGACCCCACGGACTTTGCGACCAGCGGCCAGTGGTACGCCAACGGCCTGGGGATCGAGGACGTCCTCCAGCGTCGGACGGGCCTGCTCAACTCCCAGCGCTCGGCGAAGGTGGACGTGAATGACGTCTGGGATGGGTTCGTCGGCACCCAGCGTGAAGTCGCCATCGCCGACCGGCCCGTCGACGTCGAGATCGGGCTGGACGGGACGCCCGATTTCGACCTGACCACTGACGACATCTCCACGCCCACGGGCCCGCGGGCACGGGCGACCGAAGCCACACTCGCCGAGAATCCCCACGTCCCCCGTCCCGTCGAGAAGACCCTCGAAGACGACGACTGGCGCGCCGAGGGCGCGATGACCTATCTCTACCGGAAGGGCTTCGACGTCTACGACGTCAACACCATCCTCTCGGCGGGCGCGCTGGGGCAAGGAGCCAACCGGCGACTCGTCCCGACACGGTGGTCGATCACCGCCGTCGACGACACGGTCGGGCAGTATCTGCATGGCCAAATCCGCAACGCGAACACCATCGACGAGACCCAGGTCTGGTACAACGAGTACATGGGCAACCGCTACTGGATCATCCTCACGCCCGGCGACTGGGAGTTCGAGCTCGTCGAGATGAAAGCCCCCGAGAGCGTCTGGAATCCCCTCGGGGAGACCCACTACCTCGCCAGCGCCCACGAGGGCTACGAAGGGCGGACGAGCTACGTCGAGGAGACCGCCGGGGCCTATTACGCATCCCGACTCGGCGTCCTCGAACACCTCGTCGACATCGATCGACAGGCCAAGTGTCTCGTGCTCCGGGAGGTGACCGATGACTACTGGGCCCCGGTCGGCGTCTGGCAGGTCCGGGAAGGAGTCCGCAACGCCTTCGAGGATCCGGAGGGTCTGCCCGACGCGCTTTCGGGCCGATACGGCGAGGCCGGGAGTTTCCGCGATGCAGTGACCAGCGTGACCGAGCAACTGCCGGTGTCGCTGACTGCGCTCCGTCGGAAGTCCGAGATGGTCGCCGGCCTCCAGGCGACGCTGTCGGACTTCTGA
- a CDS encoding site-2 protease family protein, with the protein MVDTLTLVLAGVLAYSLGATALDRRGYLPAFLKVSGPITTLHTKRGRAALDWLARPKRFWRAFGNIGVGFGLFILAGMFLTVLFSGISSLQQPEANPIQEPKNALVIPGLNDFLPLAAAPEIIFGLLVGMIVHEGGHGLLCRVEDIDIDSMGVALFTIIPLGAFVEPDEESRAKADRGAQTRMFAAGVTNNFVITALAFLLLFGPVAGSIQAVGGVAVGGALPGSPAADASLGEGDVITGINGTEVTNQSTLRDALGDADGRTVAVSLHEDETKRIQRSVFVTVAVLDGPLGIDRGDTITSVNGTAVHTVSGLVDAVENRTVATLETADGNQTTGPIGAYVSRVAEGGPFADDGGPAGESVVITRFDGTRIIGQSQLLDALEGTDPGETVDIEAYVDGERRTYSVTLEENPRDGTGFLGVVGIQPGISGIVVNDFGIQSYPAETYLGILGGNGDLDIPLGQQIILLITLPLASVAAPGLTFNFAGFLGPITDFYTVTGPLAGLGGGVFVVANLLFWTAWVNLNLAVFNLIPLFPLDGGHLLRTGTESIVARTPVNKRWAVRTVTVSVGLVMFGSLMLMLFGPQLLT; encoded by the coding sequence ATGGTCGATACGCTCACGTTGGTTCTCGCGGGCGTTCTCGCGTACTCTCTGGGGGCGACGGCGCTCGATCGCCGGGGGTATCTGCCCGCGTTCCTGAAAGTCTCCGGGCCCATCACGACGCTCCATACCAAGCGTGGACGGGCCGCACTCGATTGGCTCGCCCGGCCGAAGCGATTCTGGCGGGCCTTCGGGAACATCGGCGTCGGGTTCGGGCTATTCATCCTCGCCGGGATGTTCCTGACAGTCCTGTTCTCGGGGATCTCGAGTCTCCAGCAACCGGAAGCGAATCCGATCCAGGAGCCGAAAAACGCCCTGGTCATCCCCGGCCTCAACGACTTCCTCCCGCTTGCGGCCGCGCCGGAGATCATCTTCGGACTGCTCGTCGGGATGATCGTCCACGAGGGGGGCCACGGCCTGCTCTGCCGGGTCGAGGACATCGACATCGACTCGATGGGCGTTGCCCTCTTTACGATCATCCCGCTGGGGGCGTTCGTCGAACCCGACGAGGAAAGCCGGGCGAAAGCCGATCGCGGCGCGCAAACGCGAATGTTCGCGGCGGGAGTCACCAACAACTTCGTGATCACGGCACTCGCCTTCCTCCTGCTCTTTGGCCCGGTCGCGGGGTCGATCCAGGCCGTCGGCGGCGTCGCTGTCGGCGGTGCACTCCCTGGATCACCGGCCGCCGACGCGTCCCTCGGGGAAGGTGACGTCATCACGGGGATCAACGGGACCGAGGTGACCAACCAGTCGACGCTACGTGACGCACTCGGGGACGCCGACGGGCGGACCGTCGCGGTGTCTCTCCACGAGGACGAAACGAAACGCATCCAGCGATCGGTGTTCGTCACCGTGGCCGTCCTCGACGGGCCGCTCGGGATCGATCGCGGTGACACGATCACGAGTGTCAACGGAACGGCCGTCCACACGGTCAGCGGGCTGGTCGATGCCGTCGAGAACCGGACGGTCGCCACACTCGAAACGGCCGACGGAAATCAGACGACCGGGCCGATCGGCGCGTACGTCAGCCGCGTCGCCGAGGGCGGGCCGTTCGCCGACGACGGCGGGCCGGCCGGCGAGTCAGTCGTCATAACGCGCTTCGACGGAACGCGGATCATCGGACAGTCACAGCTGCTCGACGCACTCGAGGGGACCGACCCTGGCGAGACGGTCGACATCGAAGCGTACGTCGACGGCGAGCGCCGGACGTACAGTGTCACGCTCGAGGAGAACCCGCGCGACGGGACGGGGTTTCTCGGAGTCGTCGGCATCCAGCCCGGGATCAGCGGGATCGTCGTCAACGACTTCGGTATCCAGTCCTATCCCGCCGAAACATATCTCGGTATCCTCGGCGGCAACGGTGATCTGGACATCCCGCTGGGTCAGCAGATCATCCTGCTGATCACACTCCCCCTGGCGAGCGTGGCAGCCCCCGGACTCACGTTCAACTTCGCGGGCTTTCTCGGCCCGATCACCGACTTCTATACGGTCACGGGGCCGCTCGCCGGTCTCGGTGGCGGGGTGTTCGTCGTCGCGAACCTGCTGTTCTGGACCGCATGGGTCAATCTCAATCTCGCCGTCTTCAATCTGATCCCGCTGTTCCCTCTGGACGGGGGTCATTTACTCCGGACAGGGACGGAGTCGATCGTCGCCCGGACGCCCGTGAACAAACGCTGGGCAGTTCGGACCGTGACTGTCTCGGTCGGGCTGGTGATGTTCGGAAGCCTCATGCTGATGCTGTTCGGCCCACAGTTGCTAACCTGA
- the lysS gene encoding lysine--tRNA ligase → MTEDNPYATIEDGTATFWADAVADAIEARDPEEPIVIKGGVSPSGVPHIGHLNEIVRGYVVAEVLRERDHEVRQVFTSDDRDRLRKIPRQLADLEWNIVGLGEVDAGALGRNLGKPYTSIPDPFGCCDSYGAHFTTLLARSAELLDVPIDVVSNTELYADGEFEKLTRHVLRNQDRAREVLKDYQASVDDEYVPFQVECASCGILTDGITDVEPADGTVAYECRDVTVGEETIEGCGHEGEVSLREGKLPWRFEWPAQWDVLGVDFEPFGKDHAEGSWPSGVDVARNVFEVEPPVPMVYEWFTLDGEALSSSAGNVVTAAEVLELVEPAVLRYFFCKDPRKQRDFSIAHLDQLVDEFDRLEAVYFGRQDADEEDRERAERVYPIAVDEPREERIRIPYTFAAVLGMTDDPALREEIARREGHIPEDAPEWAVEEALERVDRARAWARRTDNAFNYDLKREEMPDVDFDAETAAALDDLADFVATGADGEAIQAEIYELAEAYDLDVSDFFAAGYRLLFDLTEGPKLGPFLAKLDQEFVVGRLRRER, encoded by the coding sequence ATGACCGAAGACAATCCTTATGCGACAATCGAGGACGGGACGGCGACTTTCTGGGCCGATGCGGTCGCCGACGCGATCGAGGCGCGCGACCCCGAGGAACCGATCGTCATCAAGGGTGGCGTCTCGCCGTCGGGCGTGCCACACATCGGTCACTTGAACGAGATCGTCCGCGGGTACGTCGTCGCCGAGGTGTTGCGGGAGCGCGACCACGAAGTCCGGCAGGTGTTCACCAGCGACGACAGGGATCGCCTCCGGAAGATTCCCAGACAGTTGGCCGACCTGGAGTGGAACATCGTCGGGCTTGGCGAGGTCGACGCGGGCGCACTCGGGCGGAACCTGGGCAAGCCCTACACGTCGATCCCGGACCCCTTCGGGTGCTGTGACTCCTATGGGGCACACTTCACGACGCTTCTCGCACGGAGCGCGGAACTGCTCGACGTCCCGATCGACGTCGTCTCGAACACCGAGCTATACGCAGACGGCGAGTTCGAGAAGCTAACGCGACACGTCCTTCGAAACCAGGATCGCGCGCGCGAAGTTCTCAAAGACTATCAGGCGAGCGTCGACGACGAGTACGTCCCGTTTCAGGTCGAATGTGCGTCCTGTGGCATCCTGACCGACGGGATCACCGACGTCGAGCCGGCCGACGGGACGGTCGCCTACGAGTGTCGGGACGTGACGGTCGGCGAGGAGACCATCGAGGGCTGTGGTCACGAGGGCGAGGTGAGTCTCCGGGAGGGCAAACTCCCCTGGCGCTTCGAATGGCCGGCCCAGTGGGACGTCCTCGGTGTGGACTTCGAGCCATTCGGGAAGGATCACGCCGAGGGATCCTGGCCCTCCGGCGTCGACGTCGCCCGGAACGTCTTCGAGGTCGAGCCCCCGGTGCCGATGGTCTACGAATGGTTTACCCTCGACGGCGAGGCACTCTCCTCGTCCGCGGGGAACGTCGTTACCGCCGCCGAGGTGCTCGAACTCGTCGAGCCGGCCGTCCTCCGGTACTTCTTCTGTAAGGATCCCCGCAAGCAGCGGGACTTCTCAATCGCCCACCTCGACCAGCTCGTCGACGAGTTCGATCGGCTCGAAGCGGTCTATTTCGGCAGACAGGACGCCGACGAAGAAGATCGCGAACGCGCCGAGCGCGTCTATCCCATCGCGGTCGACGAACCGCGCGAGGAGCGGATTCGCATCCCCTACACCTTCGCCGCGGTGCTCGGAATGACCGACGACCCCGCCCTCCGGGAGGAGATCGCCCGCCGCGAGGGCCACATCCCCGAAGACGCCCCTGAGTGGGCGGTCGAGGAAGCGCTCGAGCGAGTTGATCGTGCCCGCGCCTGGGCGCGGCGGACGGACAACGCGTTCAACTACGACCTCAAGCGCGAGGAGATGCCCGACGTGGACTTCGACGCCGAGACGGCGGCCGCCCTCGACGACCTCGCCGACTTCGTTGCGACGGGAGCCGACGGCGAGGCGATCCAGGCGGAGATCTACGAACTCGCCGAGGCGTACGACCTCGACGTGAGCGACTTTTTCGCCGCCGGCTATCGACTGTTGTTCGACCTGACGGAAGGACCGAAGCTCGGGCCGTTCCTCGCGAAACTCGACCAGGAGTTCGTCGTCGGACGGTTACGGCGCGAGCGGTAA